In the genome of Anabaena cylindrica PCC 7122, the window AACCTGTGTTCCTCCTAATACTGCTAAAAGTTGATACAAGGGATGAACACGCACTGATGAACCGACGAGCAAGGGATCAAGAACATAACTTTCTATATTTTGAATTACTACAAATAACAGCAGAACCCACAAAAAAGTTAATCCTCCTTCGGGAATAGCGACAATTAACGCCGGAATCGCTCCTAAGATTGGCCCGATAAAGGGAATTAAATTTGTAAATCCAGCAATTACACCAAGTGCTAAGGCAAATTCTGATAGTCCCAAAACACTTAAACTTAGGGTGATAACGACACCTAAAATAGCTGAAACCAAAACTCGACCTTGAACATAACCCCCCATACGGCGAGAAATTGGCGCAACTTGTTCGGCTAAGTGTTGATCCCAAGGTTGGGGAAATAATTCCGCTAACCCTTTTACTAAATTGCTACTCCCAGCAACCATGTATCCAGAAATGACTAAAGCTAAAATCAGATTTACCACTCCCCCAAGAATGCCACGAGTCAAGCCGAAGGAACGCACAAGTAGCTGCTGACTAGAACTAAATACCCACTTTGTCAGGGCTTGAATATCCAGGAATTGCTCAATTGTCTCTATTTGAGTGATTCCCATTCGCAAAGCTATATTTTCAGTTGTAATCTGCAAATTTTCTAAGTATATAGGCAATTTATTAGCTAGTCGTTGGATTTGCTCAGAAACAGATGGGCCAATGATTAAGCCTGCACCTACTAATCCTGCAATTAAGCTAATATACACGACTATTACACCTAACCAACGGGGGATGCGTAATTTTTCGGCAGCATTAACGATGGGAGCGATCGCAGATGCTAAAACCACAGCAATCATTAATGTTACCAACAAACTCTGTAATTGCCACAAGAGAATCACCAAACAACCAATTGCAACAATGAGAAGCAGTTCTGAAAGGGAAATCTTTTTTTCTGTCATATTTGGTGATTGATGATTGGTGATTGGTGATTGGTGATTGGTGATTGATATTCCTGCTTCTTCAACGATGCCAACGAGTACCTT includes:
- a CDS encoding AI-2E family transporter, producing MTAAKVLVGIVEEAGISITNHQSPITNHQSPNMTEKKISLSELLLIVAIGCLVILLWQLQSLLVTLMIAVVLASAIAPIVNAAEKLRIPRWLGVIVVYISLIAGLVGAGLIIGPSVSEQIQRLANKLPIYLENLQITTENIALRMGITQIETIEQFLDIQALTKWVFSSSQQLLVRSFGLTRGILGGVVNLILALVISGYMVAGSSNLVKGLAELFPQPWDQHLAEQVAPISRRMGGYVQGRVLVSAILGVVITLSLSVLGLSEFALALGVIAGFTNLIPFIGPILGAIPALIVAIPEGGLTFLWVLLLFVVIQNIESYVLDPLLVGSSVRVHPLYQLLAVLGGTQVLGIIGAVIVPPWVAGVAVLLENLYLRPKMLAQGKSSVVELDN